TTCGACCTGAAAACCCCCTGGAAGGACTTGCCCGCGAAGGCCCAGAAGGCGGTGCTGCACGGCCCTGGCGAACCGTTTCAGGTGATTTACAGGCGCGGCGGCAAGGAAACCATGCGCTTCATGACCGAGTTCGAGGGGGTGATTCCCAACCTGGAGCGGCGTTACGCGGACACCGAGTCGGAATTCATGCGCGAGAAGATGGAGGAACTGATGGACCTGCGTCCCTGCCCGACGTGCGGCGGGACGCGCTACAAGCCGGAGATTCTGGCGGTGCGGGTGGGCGGCCTGAACATCTCGCAGGCGAGCGGCATGAGCGTGCTGGAAGCCGACCAGTTCTTCCATGAGTTGCAGGACGCTACCCTGAACCACGCGGCCATCGAGCCGTTCCTGAAGGGTCACACGGGCGGCAGCGCGAAAGCGCACGGCCCCTTGCACTACGAGTACAAGCTGAATGACTTCGGCACGGCGGTGGCGGCCCCGATTCTGAAAGCCATTCGCACCCGCCTGCGCTTCCTGGTGGACGTGGGCCTGGATTACCTGAGCCTCGACCGGACGGCCAACACCCTCTCGGGCGGCGAGGCGCAGCGCATCCGCCTGGCGACCCAGGTAGGCAGCGGCCTGACCGGGGTGCTGTACGTGCTGGACGAACCCAGCATTGGCCTGCACCCCAAAGACAACGGGCGCCTGATCGGCACCCTGAAGAACCTGCGCGACCTGGGCAACACCCTGCTGGTGGTGGAGCACGACGAGGACACCATGCTGGAAGCCGATTACCTGATCGACATGGGGCCGGGCGCGGGCGTTCACGGTGGGGAAGTCGTGACGCACGGCACCCCGCAGGAAGTCAAGAACGCCAAGAACAGCCTGACCGGCAAGTACCTGCGCGGCGAACTGAAAATCGAGGTTCCCACCGAGCGGCGGCGCGGCAATGGCAAGACGCTGGACGTGTACGGTGCCCGCCAGAACAACCTGCAAAACGTGGACGCCAGCATTCCCCTGGGAACCATGACCGTCGTCACCGGGCCGTCTGGCAGTGGGAAATCCACCCTGATTCACGACATTCTGCACGCCACCCTGGCCCGCGAACTGAACGGCGCGAAAACCACACAGGGGCTGTACGACCGCATCGAGGGCATGGAGCACCTGGACAAGGTCATCGAGATCGACCAGTCGCCCATCGGACGCACGCCCCGGTCAAACCCCGCCACGTACACGGGCGTGTTCACCGAAATCCGCGACCTGTTCACTAAAACACCCGAATCGAGGCGGCGCGGTTACCTGGCCGGACGCTTTTCCTTCAACGTGAAGGGCGGGCGCTGCGAACACTGCAAGGGCGACGGCGTCATGAAGATCGAGATGAACTTCCTGCCCGACATCTACGTCCCGTGCGAGGTCTGCAAGGGCGCACGCTACAACCGCGAGACGCTGGAAGTGAAGTACAACGGCAAGACCATCGCGGACGTGCTGGACATGACCGTGGAGGACGCCAACACCTTCTTCGAGGCCATCCCGCCCATTCAGCGCAAGATGCAACTGCTGCTGGAAGTGGGCCTGGGCTACATGCGCATCGGGCAGCCCAGCACCACCCTGTCCGGCGGCGAGGCCCAGCGCATCAAGCTCGCCACCGAACTCAGCAAACGCGCCACCGGTAAGACCATCTACATTCTCGACGAACCCACCACCGGCCTGCACTTCGAGGACGTGCGCAAGCTGATGGACGTGCTGCAAAAACTTGCCGACGGCGGCAACACGCTGGTCATCATCGAGCACAACCTGGACGTGATGAAGTGCGCCGACCACATCATCGACCTGGGGCCGGAAGGCGGCATTCGCGGCGGCACCATCGTCGCCACCGGCACGCCCGAGGAACTCGCCGCACACCCCACCAGTTACACCGGGGAGTACCTACGCAAAGTGCCGGGGATTGAAGCCAGCGCCACGCCCAAGGCAGCGAAAGCCCCCGCCAAAAAGACCACCAGCAGGAAGAAAAAAGAAGTCGTCGGCGTTTAGGGCCTGGAAGGCGCCACCAGCGGGGAGAATTTCGGTACATCCGCGAAACGGTTCGTGCCGAAGTTCTCCCCCGTCGTTTCATCGAAAAAACGCAGCAGTGTTTGACCATTTGGGAGCAGGGTTCTGACGGCCAGACTCCGCCCTTCAATGTCCAGGTGGTACTTCCAGCCCAGGTAGTACTTCCAGAGGGTTCTGCCTGCCCTGTCGCGCACAATGAGCAAGCTGTGGCCCACGCCGTCTGGGCTGACGTAAGCGGCGAGAATGACAGTCTTGCGGTTAAACTGCTGCGTCTCCTGCACTTCATAGGGCGCAGGAACGCTCAGTGTAGACGCCAGAGCCAGCGTGGTCAGAATGGGCATACCTGAACTGTAAAGAGCGGCACT
This DNA window, taken from Deinococcus fonticola, encodes the following:
- the uvrA gene encoding excinuclease ABC subunit UvrA, yielding MQGDLTVRGAREHNLKDIDVSFPRDKFVVITGVSGSGKSTLAFDTIYAEGQRRYVESLSAYARQFLGLMEKPDVDSITGLSPAISIDQKTTSHNPRSTVGTVTEIHDYLRLLYARVGTPYCPICGRKIEKQSPSEITGRLLSEFADKRAILLAPMVRGRKGEYRKLFADLRREGFSRVRVDGTLYELDEAEKLKLEKFEKHDVDVVIDRLTLRETDRGRIAESVELGLRRGEGLLRVLMPDGGPDGEAHEELYSEKFACPEHGSVLEELEPRSFSFNNPYGACGDCAGIGYKQEFSPDRVIDEKLSIAEGAILPWTKKGTDAGIYYWDKLKALAEHLDFDLKTPWKDLPAKAQKAVLHGPGEPFQVIYRRGGKETMRFMTEFEGVIPNLERRYADTESEFMREKMEELMDLRPCPTCGGTRYKPEILAVRVGGLNISQASGMSVLEADQFFHELQDATLNHAAIEPFLKGHTGGSAKAHGPLHYEYKLNDFGTAVAAPILKAIRTRLRFLVDVGLDYLSLDRTANTLSGGEAQRIRLATQVGSGLTGVLYVLDEPSIGLHPKDNGRLIGTLKNLRDLGNTLLVVEHDEDTMLEADYLIDMGPGAGVHGGEVVTHGTPQEVKNAKNSLTGKYLRGELKIEVPTERRRGNGKTLDVYGARQNNLQNVDASIPLGTMTVVTGPSGSGKSTLIHDILHATLARELNGAKTTQGLYDRIEGMEHLDKVIEIDQSPIGRTPRSNPATYTGVFTEIRDLFTKTPESRRRGYLAGRFSFNVKGGRCEHCKGDGVMKIEMNFLPDIYVPCEVCKGARYNRETLEVKYNGKTIADVLDMTVEDANTFFEAIPPIQRKMQLLLEVGLGYMRIGQPSTTLSGGEAQRIKLATELSKRATGKTIYILDEPTTGLHFEDVRKLMDVLQKLADGGNTLVIIEHNLDVMKCADHIIDLGPEGGIRGGTIVATGTPEELAAHPTSYTGEYLRKVPGIEASATPKAAKAPAKKTTSRKKKEVVGV